The following proteins come from a genomic window of Thiothrix winogradskyi:
- a CDS encoding nucleotide pyrophosphohydrolase has translation MLPKDLVDELMHFRAERDWAQFHTPRNLAISLSLEAGEVLELFQWEDRRGAALDKVMPQLRDEVADVATYLTYLCADLGIDLEAAVREKMVQNRRKYPVELAKGSAKKYTELRAGDEA, from the coding sequence ATGCTGCCGAAAGACCTTGTGGATGAACTCATGCACTTCCGCGCTGAACGTGATTGGGCGCAGTTCCACACCCCGCGCAACCTTGCGATTTCGCTTTCCTTAGAGGCGGGCGAAGTGCTGGAACTGTTTCAGTGGGAAGACCGCCGGGGCGCGGCGTTGGATAAAGTCATGCCGCAGTTGCGTGACGAGGTGGCAGATGTGGCAACCTACCTGACGTATTTGTGTGCGGATTTGGGAATTGATTTGGAAGCGGCAGTGCGGGAGAAGATGGTGCAGAATCGGCGTAAATATCCGGTGGAATTGGCGAAAGGGTCGGCGAAGAAATATACCGAATTGCGTGCGGGGGATGAGGCATGA
- a CDS encoding sugar-binding protein, with amino-acid sequence MLHKFPKWLLIFVSLFVLLAVAWYAYRAWQEQPPVPAVRAPPTPATSIAAQSPQASLLGINTNEIGYTDASMPFVDLFRSANPFQENVLRLKADAVTYDANGWPSNLNGGEAGTRFLGELPPDALPAGEYTVLYEGEGEIRYGNDAKLITHAPGRDIISLDAGNNGRLDASLVITRSNPDNYVRHIRIVLPGGICQHYPLKRVADAAACNGDTGMYLSFADHYASIVFNPDYLDFMKDFQAIRFMPMSGITRNPEAHWQDRPSMDEATWGGTYGARGAPLEIMVELANRLQKDAWFSLPHAADDDYVREYATYVRDHLNPELKIYLEYSNEIWNTNFNHGEYTQKKGIEMALGLNAADVGYEYYTIRAREIFAMWEQVFGGRERFVRVLGGWDTRPDFAEKVLSYDDTYKAVDALAIAPYFGGNIKGYREAETVEDIFHLTTEPDSYRSLPEVLEKVQRHAQLAQQFGVTLLGYEGGQGLVDWATRKPEQHPNPLFFAANRDPRMGQLYTEFLEGWQQAGGQLMMLFSAPRICQWYGCWGLKEHIRQPREQAPKYAAVLDFMAAHQPSPLPAPSKPAHNPLATAPRNPNDPLIVWRPAVDPERVFFIENPITLDLLLEGTAWDKRNLFGKWQGRWDDDFLFLTVRVYDSKRVFDSAHPADDDSVGFLIDTDNSRDAKLDGKHDFHLIFACDREKVVLGEGSAPMSAEALHSIRFDMRAFYDGYVLEAWIPWKALGMNPAIKDRVSVNVEVNDDDDGGSRDGKIAWMAQDKQALTDPRQWGVVLFSGR; translated from the coding sequence ATGCTACATAAATTCCCCAAGTGGTTACTGATTTTCGTATCGTTATTCGTGTTACTGGCAGTTGCTTGGTATGCATACCGTGCATGGCAGGAACAACCGCCCGTGCCAGCCGTGAGAGCGCCGCCAACACCGGCTACTTCGATAGCAGCCCAATCTCCGCAAGCCTCTTTGCTTGGCATTAATACCAATGAAATTGGTTATACCGATGCGAGTATGCCTTTTGTGGATCTGTTCCGTTCCGCCAATCCGTTTCAGGAAAATGTCTTGCGTTTGAAGGCTGATGCGGTGACTTACGATGCGAATGGCTGGCCGAGTAACCTCAACGGTGGCGAAGCAGGCACACGTTTCCTTGGCGAGTTACCACCTGATGCGCTGCCCGCCGGTGAATACACCGTGTTGTATGAGGGTGAGGGTGAAATCCGTTATGGCAATGATGCCAAACTGATTACCCATGCGCCGGGGCGTGACATTATTAGCTTGGATGCCGGAAATAATGGGCGTTTGGATGCCAGTCTGGTGATTACCCGCAGTAACCCGGATAATTATGTGCGTCATATCCGCATTGTGTTGCCGGGGGGTATTTGCCAGCATTATCCACTGAAGCGGGTGGCGGATGCAGCGGCTTGTAACGGGGATACGGGTATGTATTTATCCTTTGCGGATCATTACGCCAGCATCGTTTTCAACCCGGATTATCTGGATTTCATGAAAGACTTTCAGGCAATCCGCTTCATGCCGATGTCAGGCATTACCCGCAACCCCGAAGCGCATTGGCAGGATCGCCCCAGCATGGATGAAGCCACGTGGGGCGGTACGTATGGCGCTCGCGGCGCACCGCTGGAAATCATGGTGGAACTGGCTAACCGTTTGCAAAAGGATGCTTGGTTCAGCCTGCCACACGCGGCTGATGATGACTATGTGCGCGAATATGCCACCTATGTGCGCGACCATCTTAACCCCGAACTGAAAATTTACCTCGAATATTCCAATGAAATTTGGAATACCAACTTTAACCACGGCGAATATACCCAGAAAAAAGGCATTGAAATGGCGTTGGGGCTGAATGCTGCCGACGTGGGCTATGAGTATTACACCATCCGCGCCCGCGAAATTTTTGCAATGTGGGAACAGGTATTTGGTGGGCGGGAACGCTTCGTGCGTGTGCTGGGTGGTTGGGATACGCGCCCCGATTTTGCCGAAAAAGTGCTGAGTTACGACGATACGTATAAGGCGGTTGATGCGCTGGCGATTGCGCCGTATTTTGGCGGTAATATCAAAGGCTATCGCGAAGCAGAAACCGTGGAGGATATTTTTCATCTGACTACCGAGCCAGATTCCTACCGTTCGTTGCCAGAAGTGTTGGAAAAAGTGCAACGCCATGCGCAACTGGCTCAGCAGTTTGGGGTGACATTGCTAGGTTATGAGGGTGGGCAGGGCTTGGTGGATTGGGCTACCCGTAAGCCAGAGCAGCACCCTAATCCGCTGTTTTTTGCTGCCAATCGTGATCCGCGCATGGGGCAACTTTACACTGAGTTTTTGGAAGGGTGGCAACAAGCTGGCGGGCAGTTGATGATGCTGTTTTCTGCGCCACGCATTTGCCAATGGTACGGTTGTTGGGGGCTAAAGGAACACATTCGCCAACCGCGTGAGCAAGCGCCGAAATATGCCGCCGTGTTGGATTTCATGGCGGCACATCAGCCTAGTCCTCTGCCTGCACCATCGAAGCCTGCCCATAATCCGCTGGCCACTGCCCCGCGTAATCCGAATGATCCCTTGATTGTATGGCGACCAGCCGTTGACCCGGAGCGGGTATTTTTTATTGAAAACCCGATTACCCTGGATTTATTGCTGGAAGGCACGGCATGGGATAAACGTAATCTGTTTGGAAAATGGCAGGGGCGCTGGGATGACGATTTCCTGTTTCTGACCGTGCGCGTATACGACAGCAAGCGGGTGTTTGATTCGGCACACCCGGCGGATGATGATTCCGTAGGGTTCTTGATTGATACGGATAATAGCCGCGATGCTAAGCTGGACGGCAAGCACGATTTCCACCTGATCTTTGCTTGTGATCGTGAGAAAGTGGTGTTGGGGGAAGGTTCTGCACCAATGTCTGCGGAGGCGTTGCACAGTATCCGCTTTGATATGCGGGCGTTTTACGACGGCTATGTGCTGGAGGCGTGGATTCCCTGGAAAGCGTTAGGCATGAACCCGGCTATCAAAGACCGTGTAAGCGTCAATGTGGAAGTAAACGATGATGACGATGGTGGCTCACGCGATGGCAAAATCGCGTGGATGGCGCAAGACAAACAAGCCCTGACTGACCCGCGACAATGGGGCGTGGTGCTATTTAGTGGTCGGTGA
- the lpxB gene encoding lipid-A-disaccharide synthase gives MKRIAIIAGEASGDLLAARLILALCERCPELVFEGIAGSEMQAAGCASLFPLEKFSVMGLVEVLPRLPELLAIRKQLLQRWQANPPDLFIGVDAPDLNLPIAKKLHALGIPTVHYVSPSVWAWRAKRVRKMRGNLDLMLTLFPFEVDFYREHGIPAEFVGHPLADEVSFNADKAIAREQLGLPLTKPILAVLPGSRLGEVRRLAPDFFKAALQLQQQYPELRLVTPAATPRLRQELDTIRQDIAPELILTVLNGQSRTLMQAADYILLASGTAVLEGMLAGRLMVAAYRVAPLTAWLIRTFKLLKVRFVTLPNNLAGEELVPELLQEQVTPANLVQAIEKLFNLPAERQQYLLQRFQALHAQLRQNASASAAHAILTHFPTKKS, from the coding sequence ATGAAGCGTATTGCCATCATTGCCGGGGAAGCGTCAGGTGACTTGCTGGCGGCACGTCTGATCTTGGCGTTGTGTGAGCGTTGTCCTGAGTTGGTGTTTGAAGGGATTGCAGGCAGTGAAATGCAGGCAGCCGGTTGCGCCAGTTTATTTCCGCTGGAAAAGTTTTCGGTCATGGGGCTGGTTGAGGTGTTGCCACGCTTGCCTGAGTTGTTGGCTATCCGCAAACAGTTGCTGCAACGTTGGCAGGCGAATCCACCCGATTTATTCATTGGCGTGGATGCGCCCGATTTAAACCTACCCATTGCCAAGAAATTACACGCACTCGGCATTCCCACGGTGCATTACGTCAGCCCCTCCGTATGGGCGTGGCGTGCCAAACGGGTGCGCAAGATGCGTGGCAATCTCGATTTAATGTTGACCTTATTTCCGTTTGAAGTGGATTTTTATCGCGAGCATGGCATTCCGGCGGAATTCGTCGGGCATCCGCTGGCGGATGAAGTAAGTTTCAATGCGGATAAGGCAATAGCCCGTGAGCAACTGGGTTTACCGCTGACGAAACCGATTCTGGCGGTCTTGCCGGGCAGCCGTCTGGGTGAAGTGCGTCGCCTTGCCCCGGATTTTTTCAAAGCTGCCTTGCAATTGCAGCAACAATACCCTGAATTGCGTTTGGTGACACCAGCAGCAACCCCTAGGTTGCGGCAGGAACTGGATACGATTCGGCAAGATATTGCCCCGGAACTTATCCTCACGGTATTGAATGGGCAATCCCGCACCTTGATGCAAGCGGCAGATTATATTCTGTTAGCGTCGGGAACGGCGGTGCTGGAAGGCATGTTAGCCGGACGTTTAATGGTGGCGGCTTATCGGGTTGCTCCGCTGACCGCTTGGCTGATTCGCACGTTCAAATTGCTCAAAGTCCGGTTTGTGACCTTACCCAATAATCTTGCCGGTGAGGAACTGGTGCCGGAATTGTTGCAAGAACAGGTAACACCGGCGAATCTGGTGCAGGCGATAGAAAAATTGTTTAATCTGCCAGCCGAACGCCAGCAATACCTCTTGCAACGTTTTCAGGCATTGCACGCGCAACTACGACAAAACGCTAGTGCCAGCGCTGCCCATGCTATTCTTACCCATTTTCCGACCAAAAAATCCTAG
- a CDS encoding CpsD/CapB family tyrosine-protein kinase, which yields MNAHEKGFIQVSTFDTSSTSLWEEFRKLRIVVKRREKTLLSVYLSVFLLALFVTEALNPNLVKNFILSFILGLCAGVIAAFVREGTDAIIKNSDMLARVLPIPLLGIAPAIPKKAGNYAFQSAERPDSKVAEAFRSLRNNLLVVTQQQRPKVINVTSTDASEGKSSTSINLATAFAQAGTRVLLIDADLRRSTLHKHFKLDNTKGLGNYLAGLDDFNKLIRPTKIANLQLLSSGPITPHPVELLSGERLAQLVATTEQQDAPFDLIIIDSPPVMGMADALLIGNRVHATLLVVACNETRRRPLHAAFERLKQARTNMVGVVLTKVR from the coding sequence ATGAATGCACACGAAAAAGGGTTCATACAAGTATCAACCTTCGACACTAGTAGCACGTCACTATGGGAAGAATTCCGTAAATTGCGGATTGTGGTTAAGCGCCGCGAAAAAACCTTGCTGAGTGTGTATCTGAGCGTTTTTCTATTAGCGTTGTTTGTCACAGAAGCTTTAAACCCTAATTTGGTGAAAAACTTTATCTTAAGTTTTATTTTGGGCTTGTGTGCTGGAGTGATTGCGGCATTTGTTCGCGAAGGCACGGATGCGATTATCAAAAATTCAGACATGCTGGCGCGGGTGCTACCCATTCCGCTGCTAGGCATTGCGCCTGCCATCCCCAAAAAAGCGGGCAATTATGCGTTCCAGAGTGCCGAACGCCCCGATTCAAAAGTGGCAGAAGCGTTTCGCTCCCTGCGCAATAATCTGTTGGTCGTCACGCAACAACAGCGCCCTAAAGTCATCAATGTGACCAGCACTGATGCCTCCGAGGGCAAAAGCAGCACCAGCATTAATCTCGCCACTGCTTTTGCGCAAGCTGGCACGCGGGTATTGTTGATTGATGCGGACTTGCGCCGCTCAACCCTGCACAAGCATTTTAAATTAGACAACACCAAGGGTCTGGGCAATTACTTGGCAGGGCTAGATGATTTCAACAAGCTAATCCGCCCCACCAAGATTGCTAATTTGCAACTGTTATCATCTGGCCCCATTACCCCACACCCGGTGGAATTGTTGTCTGGCGAGCGTTTAGCGCAATTGGTTGCCACCACTGAACAACAAGATGCACCGTTTGACTTGATTATTATTGACTCACCACCCGTGATGGGCATGGCGGATGCGTTACTTATCGGCAATCGTGTCCACGCCACTTTGTTAGTGGTCGCTTGCAATGAAACCCGCCGTCGCCCGCTTCATGCCGCGTTTGAACGTTTGAAGCAGGCACGTACCAATATGGTGGGTGTAGTGCTGACCAAGGTGCGTTAA
- the dnaE gene encoding DNA polymerase III subunit alpha: MTPFVHLRLHTEYSLVDSTIRIKPLMKVAASKDLPALAITDQNNFFGLVKFYKAAMGAGIKPIFGLDLLLADEQGTDTLFHTILLCQNNTGYRNLTKLVSRAYQQGQVLGVPRVQREWIKEFSDGVIMLSGGREGDIGQALLSGNQELADKRLQEWLETFPDRYYLELQRTGRDGEEDYIHAAIDLALAHDIPVVATNDVRFTAESDFASHEARVCIRDGYVLADPKRPKRYSPQQYLRTGDEMEELFADIPSAISNTVEIAKRCNVSLTLGKNYLPQFPIPDGLTEAQYFCQVSEKGLEERLDFLLGERFPRGTPAFIEKRKVYDERLKIELDVINEMGFPGYFLIVADFIQWAKDNAIPVGPGRGSGAGSLVAYALKITDLDPLAYDLLFERFLNPERVSMPDFDIDFCMDGRDKVIDYVARTYGRNQVSQIITYGSMAAKAVVRDVGRVLGHPYGFVDRIAKLIPFTIGITLEDALGRTPKSEKDSELVSPDLIDLYNKDEEVKSLMDLAISLEGLSRNTGKHAGGVLISPTDLTDFTAICCEENGEGVVSQFDKNDVEDIGLVKFDFLGLRNLTIIDWALQTINRKQAAKGLPSVDINRIPLDDKASFDLLKAQKTTAVFQLESRGMKDLIRRLQPDVFEDVVALVALFRPGPLQSGMVDDFINRKKGIAKVEYPHPSLEQILKPTYGVIVYQEQVMQIAQVLAQYTLGGADMLRRAMGKKKPEEMAKQRSIFMEGARNNNVDENQAGYIFDLMEKFAEYGFNKSHSAAYALVAFQTAWLKAHHPAAFMAAVMSADMDNTEKVVTLLDDCRQLSLQVLPPDINRSEYQFTVDDQNRIIYGLGAVKGAGEAALSVLVEQRNKEGAFKSLAELCKRAGTQKVNRRVLETLIKSGAFDSLGGTRRAMLEYLPEAMRMAEQYNRNQGTGQTDLFGGLFGGGVAESTPEATMPEREEFPEKERLRLEKETLGLYLTGHPLDEYQSEIAGLGSRKKLVDIAEDDSTKYRREPVMLAGLVASVRTQHTDNGKRAFVQLDDNTAYYEVMIFTDTFTQYGNLLEKEACIVLEGTLDTDQRTGKTRLRVEKVHNMQSVRENFLRKLVLRLEEKQVEQGILPALRQRLKPAATAGSFPITLEYRNAKACADLRLAGSWTVPLDDAGVRDLRQLLGKENVSLVF; this comes from the coding sequence ATGACCCCATTCGTCCACCTCCGCCTCCACACCGAATACTCGCTGGTCGACAGCACCATCCGCATCAAACCGCTGATGAAAGTTGCCGCGAGCAAAGACTTACCCGCCCTCGCCATTACCGACCAAAACAACTTTTTCGGTTTGGTAAAATTCTACAAAGCCGCGATGGGCGCAGGCATCAAACCCATCTTCGGCCTCGACTTGCTGCTGGCAGACGAACAAGGCACGGATACCTTGTTTCACACGATTTTGCTGTGCCAAAACAACACCGGCTACCGTAACCTCACCAAGCTCGTATCCCGCGCTTACCAACAAGGGCAAGTGCTGGGCGTACCGCGTGTACAACGCGAGTGGATCAAGGAATTCAGCGACGGCGTAATCATGCTCTCTGGCGGACGCGAGGGTGATATAGGTCAAGCCTTGCTCTCCGGCAATCAAGAACTCGCCGACAAACGCTTGCAAGAATGGCTAGAAACCTTCCCCGACCGCTACTATTTAGAGCTGCAACGCACCGGACGCGATGGCGAAGAAGACTACATCCATGCCGCCATCGACCTCGCCCTTGCACACGACATCCCCGTGGTCGCCACCAACGACGTGCGTTTCACCGCCGAATCCGATTTTGCTTCCCACGAAGCGCGGGTCTGCATCCGTGACGGCTACGTGCTGGCTGACCCCAAACGCCCGAAACGTTACAGCCCGCAGCAATATTTGCGCACGGGCGACGAAATGGAGGAACTGTTCGCCGACATTCCCAGCGCCATCAGCAACACGGTGGAAATCGCCAAACGCTGCAATGTGTCGCTGACCTTGGGCAAAAACTACCTGCCGCAATTCCCGATTCCCGACGGACTTACCGAAGCCCAATACTTTTGCCAAGTCAGCGAAAAAGGCTTGGAAGAACGCCTCGATTTCCTGCTCGGCGAGCGGTTTCCACGCGGTACGCCTGCTTTCATCGAAAAGCGCAAAGTGTACGACGAACGCCTGAAAATCGAACTCGACGTTATCAACGAAATGGGTTTCCCTGGCTACTTTCTGATCGTTGCGGACTTTATTCAGTGGGCAAAAGATAACGCTATTCCCGTAGGCCCTGGGCGGGGTTCAGGTGCAGGTTCACTGGTGGCGTATGCGCTGAAAATCACCGACCTTGACCCGCTGGCTTACGACTTGCTGTTTGAACGCTTCCTCAACCCTGAACGGGTGTCGATGCCTGACTTTGACATCGACTTCTGCATGGATGGGCGCGACAAAGTGATTGATTATGTTGCCAGAACTTACGGGCGCAATCAGGTTTCGCAAATCATCACTTACGGATCAATGGCAGCGAAAGCCGTGGTGCGCGATGTAGGGCGGGTGTTGGGTCATCCCTACGGGTTCGTGGATCGGATTGCCAAACTGATTCCGTTTACTATCGGTATCACCTTGGAAGACGCGCTGGGGCGTACCCCCAAGTCCGAAAAAGATTCCGAATTGGTATCCCCCGATCTGATCGACTTGTATAACAAGGATGAAGAAGTTAAGTCGTTGATGGATTTGGCGATTTCACTGGAAGGTTTGTCGCGCAACACCGGTAAACACGCGGGTGGGGTCTTGATTTCCCCGACCGATTTGACCGATTTCACCGCGATTTGCTGCGAAGAAAACGGCGAAGGCGTGGTGTCACAATTCGATAAAAATGACGTGGAAGACATCGGGCTGGTCAAGTTCGACTTTTTGGGCTTGCGCAACCTCACCATCATCGACTGGGCGTTGCAAACCATTAACCGCAAACAAGCGGCGAAAGGTTTGCCGTCGGTGGATATTAACCGCATTCCGTTGGACGACAAAGCCAGCTTTGATCTGCTCAAGGCGCAAAAAACCACCGCCGTATTCCAGCTTGAATCACGCGGCATGAAAGACCTGATTCGTCGCTTGCAACCCGACGTGTTCGAGGATGTGGTGGCATTGGTGGCATTGTTTCGCCCAGGTCCCTTGCAATCGGGGATGGTGGACGATTTCATCAACCGTAAAAAAGGCATTGCTAAGGTCGAATACCCGCATCCGAGCCTAGAGCAAATTCTCAAGCCGACCTACGGCGTTATCGTTTACCAAGAACAGGTTATGCAGATTGCGCAAGTGCTTGCCCAGTACACGCTGGGTGGTGCGGACATGTTGCGCCGTGCAATGGGCAAAAAGAAACCAGAAGAGATGGCAAAACAGCGTTCCATCTTTATGGAGGGGGCGCGTAACAATAACGTCGATGAAAATCAGGCTGGCTATATATTTGATTTAATGGAGAAATTCGCGGAATATGGTTTCAACAAGTCCCATTCAGCCGCCTACGCCCTTGTCGCCTTCCAAACCGCATGGCTAAAAGCCCATCACCCCGCCGCGTTCATGGCAGCGGTCATGTCAGCGGATATGGATAACACCGAAAAAGTCGTGACCTTGCTGGATGATTGCCGTCAATTGAGTTTGCAGGTGTTGCCGCCGGACATTAATCGTTCCGAATACCAATTCACGGTGGATGACCAAAACCGCATTATCTATGGGCTGGGTGCTGTGAAAGGCGCGGGTGAAGCTGCTTTGAGTGTATTGGTGGAACAACGCAATAAAGAAGGGGCATTTAAATCACTGGCGGAACTCTGCAAACGTGCTGGCACACAAAAGGTCAATCGTCGCGTGCTGGAAACCTTGATCAAATCCGGCGCTTTCGACAGCCTGGGTGGGACGCGCCGCGCCATGCTCGAATACCTGCCCGAAGCCATGCGCATGGCAGAACAATACAACCGCAATCAAGGCACGGGGCAAACCGACCTGTTCGGCGGATTATTTGGCGGCGGTGTGGCAGAATCCACACCCGAAGCGACCATGCCAGAACGCGAGGAATTTCCTGAAAAAGAACGGTTGCGTTTGGAAAAAGAAACGCTGGGGCTGTATCTCACCGGGCATCCGCTCGATGAATACCAGTCGGAAATTGCCGGTTTAGGCAGCCGCAAAAAGCTGGTGGATATTGCCGAAGATGACAGCACCAAATACCGCCGTGAGCCAGTGATGTTAGCGGGATTGGTCGCTAGTGTGCGCACGCAACACACCGATAATGGCAAACGCGCGTTTGTGCAATTGGACGACAATACCGCTTATTACGAGGTGATGATTTTCACCGATACCTTTACCCAGTACGGCAATTTGTTGGAAAAAGAGGCTTGTATTGTGTTGGAAGGCACGCTCGATACCGATCAGCGCACGGGCAAGACTCGGCTGCGCGTCGAAAAAGTTCACAATATGCAATCCGTGCGCGAAAACTTCCTGCGCAAATTGGTGTTGCGGCTCGAAGAAAAACAGGTGGAACAAGGCATATTACCCGCCTTGCGCCAACGCCTGAAACCAGCAGCAACAGCGGGAAGTTTTCCGATTACGCTTGAATACCGTAACGCTAAAGCCTGCGCCGATCTGCGTTTGGCAGGTTCGTGGACAGTGCCGCTAGACGATGCCGGGGTACGTGACCTCCGGCAGCTATTGGGTAAGGAAAATGTCAGTTTGGTGTTTTAA
- the rnhB gene encoding ribonuclease HII: protein MLIAGVDEVGRGPLAGAVVAAAVILDPQRPIVGLNDSKKLTEKRREKLAVEIREKALTWSLGRAEVEEIDEINILQATFLAMQRALEGLHIQPDLVKIDGNHCPKLAYNMEAIIGGDATVAEISAASIIAKVARDAELVALDALYPQYGFAKHKGYGTAAHLAALREFGATPIHRRSFAPVRKALAAAEK from the coding sequence GTGTTGATTGCAGGTGTCGATGAAGTTGGACGTGGACCATTGGCGGGGGCAGTGGTTGCCGCAGCCGTTATCCTTGATCCGCAACGCCCGATTGTGGGGCTGAACGATTCCAAAAAGTTGACTGAGAAACGTCGCGAGAAACTGGCAGTTGAAATCCGCGAGAAAGCGTTGACATGGAGCCTAGGGCGGGCAGAAGTGGAGGAAATTGATGAAATCAATATCCTGCAAGCCACGTTTCTGGCGATGCAACGCGCCTTGGAAGGGCTGCATATCCAGCCCGATCTGGTGAAGATTGACGGCAACCATTGTCCGAAGCTGGCGTATAACATGGAAGCCATTATCGGTGGTGATGCGACGGTGGCTGAAATCAGTGCGGCGTCGATCATTGCGAAAGTGGCACGGGATGCGGAGTTGGTGGCGTTGGATGCGTTGTATCCGCAGTACGGTTTTGCCAAGCACAAAGGTTATGGCACGGCAGCGCATTTAGCCGCTTTGCGGGAGTTCGGGGCAACGCCCATTCATCGGCGTAGTTTTGCCCCGGTCAGGAAAGCACTGGCAGCCGCCGAAAAATAA
- the carA gene encoding glutamine-hydrolyzing carbamoyl-phosphate synthase small subunit, giving the protein MNKQALLVLEDGSVFHGRSIGCDGQTTGEVVFNTALTGYQEILTDPSYSRQIVTLTYPHIGNVGVNQEDCESTQVHAAGLIVRDVPAVYSSWRAEESLPDYLARNNVVAIADIDTRRLTRILREKGAQRGCVMAGENLSVDIALDAARSFPGLKGMDLAKEVTVKSSYVWTEGSWQLNPATPRPSTATTAEFNIVAYDYGIKTNILRMLVDRGCHVTVVPAQTPAADVLAMKPDGVFLSNGPGDPEPCDYAIAAIREVLEQKVPTFGICLGHQLLGLASGAKTVKMKFGHHGANHPVQDLDSKRVMISSQNHGFAVDETTLPANVRATHRSLFDGTLQGIERTDCPALSFQGHPEASPGPHDVAPVFDRFIEMMRAAHA; this is encoded by the coding sequence TTGAACAAGCAAGCACTGCTGGTGCTGGAAGACGGGAGTGTTTTCCACGGGCGTTCCATCGGCTGTGATGGCCAAACCACGGGTGAAGTGGTCTTTAATACCGCATTGACAGGCTATCAGGAAATCCTGACTGACCCGTCGTATTCACGCCAAATCGTTACCTTGACGTATCCCCACATTGGTAATGTCGGTGTCAATCAGGAAGATTGCGAGTCTACGCAAGTCCACGCGGCTGGTTTGATCGTGCGCGATGTGCCTGCGGTATACAGTAGCTGGCGTGCGGAAGAATCCCTGCCTGACTATTTAGCCCGCAATAACGTTGTCGCCATTGCCGACATCGACACGCGCCGTTTAACGCGCATTTTGCGTGAAAAAGGTGCGCAGCGTGGCTGCGTTATGGCAGGTGAAAATCTGTCTGTAGACATAGCACTGGATGCAGCACGTTCCTTCCCCGGTTTGAAGGGCATGGATTTGGCGAAAGAAGTCACCGTCAAGTCTAGCTATGTGTGGACAGAAGGCAGTTGGCAGTTAAACCCCGCCACCCCGCGCCCTTCCACCGCAACAACGGCTGAATTCAATATCGTCGCTTACGATTACGGCATCAAAACCAATATCCTGCGCATGTTGGTGGATCGTGGTTGCCACGTTACTGTCGTGCCTGCACAAACCCCCGCAGCAGATGTACTGGCGATGAAACCCGATGGCGTATTCCTCTCCAACGGCCCCGGCGACCCAGAACCGTGCGATTACGCAATTGCCGCCATCCGCGAAGTATTGGAGCAAAAAGTTCCAACGTTTGGCATTTGCTTAGGTCATCAATTGCTCGGTTTAGCCAGTGGTGCGAAAACCGTCAAGATGAAATTCGGGCATCACGGCGCGAACCATCCGGTGCAAGATTTGGACAGCAAGCGCGTCATGATCAGCAGCCAAAACCACGGCTTTGCGGTCGATGAAACCACGCTGCCTGCGAATGTCCGTGCAACACATCGCTCGCTATTTGATGGCACATTGCAAGGCATCGAACGCACTGATTGCCCTGCGTTGAGTTTCCAAGGACACCCCGAAGCCAGCCCCGGCCCGCACGACGTAGCCCCTGTATTCGACCGTTTCATTGAGATGATGAGAGCTGCACATGCCTAA